From Pseudanabaena galeata CCNP1313, a single genomic window includes:
- a CDS encoding single-stranded DNA-binding protein, translated as MCNSTNLVVLSGYVGNVSELRQTKTSGKDVLDFSLAVQPKPRRDKEGNWINQEPLWVKVVCWNGTAEYAEERAESGKFVEVTGVLTQPEEYKSKKDKKHHARTVIHAQSLNFIDVVKKSAEDEEYQESTVYDDDF; from the coding sequence ATGTGTAATTCAACTAATCTCGTAGTCCTCTCTGGTTATGTCGGTAACGTCTCTGAATTGCGTCAAACCAAAACCAGTGGTAAAGACGTACTAGACTTTAGCCTCGCCGTACAGCCTAAACCTCGCCGAGACAAAGAGGGTAATTGGATCAACCAAGAACCACTCTGGGTCAAAGTAGTCTGCTGGAATGGAACTGCGGAGTATGCCGAAGAACGAGCAGAATCTGGAAAGTTTGTCGAAGTTACGGGAGTTCTGACTCAGCCTGAAGAATACAAATCCAAGAAAGATAAGAAGCACCATGCGCGAACAGTGATTCATGCTCAATCTCTGAACTTCATTGATGTTGTGAAGAAGTCTGCCGAAGACGAAGAGTATCAAGAATCAACCGTTTACGATGATGACTTTTAG